The proteins below come from a single Aegilops tauschii subsp. strangulata cultivar AL8/78 chromosome 6, Aet v6.0, whole genome shotgun sequence genomic window:
- the LOC109736935 gene encoding protein FAR1-RELATED SEQUENCE 5-like, whose product MAKAIPQSFPNTVHKLCHWHIMKKYREYLALLYKKYKTFKEEFTAILNWPLMPTEFEDAWAELVHKYNLENDQMMMQLWSDRKMWISAYYKNIFSARMTSTQRSESMNHVLKKGFVKGTQSLHKFARRVNACIQTRMQKENEQTMTSMTNPVTKTTYGYEEDMSIKYTRAVYTEMRNRMRKATLFRVKCTAEPTKYLAYYHNKPDHDDEERFSWSKHEFQVVADPENEIYECECKLWTHTGLFCLHIINIPDYLKPDKFPNKYILKRYTKTAKSQPTFDTRDYNTTASDGSSRLSKQDILLQLNLMVNKKAMRCDQQYDRAYYVLKRLMEELDAIHSANQVDANERMAEEDAEIEDDLHYYAAEMLNAATEANQQAG is encoded by the exons ATGGCGAAAGCTATACCACAATCATTTCCAAACACCGTCCACAAGCTATGCCATTGGCACATCATGAAGAAGTACAGGGAATACCTCGCGTTGCTGTACAAAAAGTATAAAACATTCAAAGAGGAGTTCACAGCTATATTAAACTGGCCGCTGATGCCAACGGAGTTTGAAGATGCTTGGGCTGAACTCGTGCACAAGTACAACCTGGAGAACGACCAGATGATGATGCAGCTCTGGAGTGATAGGAAGATGTGGATTTCAGCATATTACAAGAACATTTTCTCTGCTAGAATGACCTCCACACAACGAAGCGAGAGCATGAACCACGTGCTAAAGAAAGGGTTTGTCAAGGGGACCCAGAGCCTACACAAGTTTGCTAGGCGGGTCAATGCTTGCATACAAACTCGGATGCAGAAGGAGAACGAGCAAACAATGACCAGCATG ACCAATCCTGTGACAAAAACAACTTACGGATACGAGGAAGACATGTCTATCAAGTACACGAGAGCCGTGTACACCGAGATGAGGAATAGGATGAGAAAGGCCACGCTATTTCGCGTAAAGTGTACAGCGGAGCCCACGAAGTACCTTGCGTACTACCACAACAAGCCTGACCATGATGATGAAGAAAGATTTTCCTGGTCAAAGCATGAATTCCAGGTTGTAGCTGACCCGGAGAATGAAATATACGAGTGTGAATGCAAGCTCTGGACACACACAG GTCTGTTCTGCCTTCACATCATAAACATACCGGACTACCTCAAGCCTGACAAATTTCCAAACAAGTATATCCTCAAACGGTACACAAAGACTGCAAAATCACAACCAACCTTTGATACAAGGGACTACAACACAACCGCATCGGATGGCAGCTCAAGGCTATCGAAGCAAGACATCTTGCTGCAGCTGaatttgatggttaacaagaaaGCGATGAGATGTGACCAGCAATATGACAGAGCCTACTATGTTCTCAAGAGGCTCATGGAAGAGCTTGATGCAATACATTCAGCAAATCAAGTGGATGCTAACGAAAGGATGGCTGAAGAGGACGCTGAAATTGAAGATGACCTTCATTATTATGCAGCTGAAATGCTCAACGCCGCCACTGAAGCCAACCAGCAAGCAGGGTGA